A window of the Fusarium poae strain DAOMC 252244 chromosome 3, whole genome shotgun sequence genome harbors these coding sequences:
- a CDS encoding hypothetical protein (TransMembrane:1 (o167-188i)~BUSCO:51782at5125) — MSSAKLLSWGEIEDARPWTSDQANRKCFNTEPSHHVTEQLDADDIVLSAEMLPQRIARASALRSGMAAARRLPTIQRRTFLPDQYTDKKVIDQKYPEPPSMTEAEDPGMNGGYINPPRIKRQFRDPHGNWWDPQERRNFGEPIHEDNDVLGIFSPWQYTWTTAGPGAIMIGTFIAAFLSVTGVVYLNYPDRPAYPREFEGGLERELGGPGATRARMEGDEDP, encoded by the exons ATGTCGTCAGCAAAACTTTTGAGCTGGGGAGAAATCGAGGATGCACGCCCCTGGACCTCCGACCAAGCTAACCGAAAATG CTTCAACACTGAGCCATCTCATCACGTCACAGAGCAATTGGACGCCGACGACATTGTCCTATCGGCCGAG ATGCTCCCCCAACGAATTGCGCGGGCCTCGGCCCTGCGTAGCGGCATGGCAGCTGCTCGACGACTTCCTACAATCCAGCGTCGAACATTCCTCCCCGATCAGTACACCGATAAGAAGGTCATTGACCAGAAGTACCCCGAACCTCCCAGCATGACCGAGGCGGAGGACCCCGGAATG AACGGCGGCTACATCAACCCACCACGAATCAAACGACAGTTCCGTGACCCTCACGGCAACTGGTGGGATCCTCAGGAGCGACGAAACTTTGGTGAACCCATTCACGAGGATAACGATGTTTTGGGAATCTTTTCTCCCTGGCAGTACACTTGGACCACCGCCGGCCCCGGTGCCATCATGATCGGAACCTTTATCGCCGCTTTCTTGAGCGTCACTGGGGTCGTCTACCTTAACTACCCCGATCGCCCCGCTTATCCCCGAGAGTTTGAGGGTGGTTTAGAGCGAGAGCTTGGTGGCCCAGGAGCTACAAGG GCTCGTATGGAGGGAGATGAGGATCCTTGA